A window from Cryptomeria japonica chromosome 1, Sugi_1.0, whole genome shotgun sequence encodes these proteins:
- the LOC131065010 gene encoding uncharacterized protein LOC131065010 — translation MAFLLRSGRRSRGIHRMISSIYTPSYSRPLQFIDLCGTANPEHVGNSWQRWVSADNRNGLIPLSVGNARLYSESAKQKEKGRVLEEFKHQEIEGPTVERDMSALANEVREEEKQLRKRMYDLSRGLLLLGVAQLSCGAWLLWVTKVPPFSEISVQSFFAFAFPFTFAYLVRQALKSMTFFARMEEMGRLQILTLMLQVTKGMSTLCQRVNTVVLLCTAGISMGLLANQWLPSGST, via the exons ATGGCTTTTCTCCTTAGGAGCGGACGAAGAAGCCGAGGCATCCACAGGATGATTTCTTCCATTTACACGC CTTCATACAGTCGTCCCCTGCAATTCATTGATCTATGTGGTACAGCAAATCCTGAACATGTAGGAAATAGTTGGCAACGCTGGGTAAGTGCAGACAACAGAAATGGTTTGATTCCATTGAGTGTGGGTAATGCGAGGCTTTATTCAGAGTctgcaaagcaaaaagaaaaggGTAGGGTTTTAGAAGAGTTTAAGCACCAGGAGATTGAGGGGCCAACTGTAGAGAGAGACATGTCTGCGCTTGCAAATGAAGTGAGGGAGGAGGAGAAGCAGCTGAGGAAACGCATGTATGATCTGAGTAGAGGCCTGCTGCTTCTTGGAGTGGCACAACTGTCATGCGGGGCATGGCTACTCTGGGTTACAAAAGTCCCGCCCTTCTCTGAAATATCTGTACAAAGTTTCTTCGCTTTTGCGTTTCCCTTCACATTTGCATATCTAGTTAGGCAAGCGCTCAAGTCCATGACTTTTTTCGCTAGAATGGAGGAGATGGGGCGCTTGCAGATACTAACTTTAATGCTGCAAGTTACGAAAGGGATGAGTACCCTGTGCCAGCGAGTGAATACTGTTGTCCTACTTTGCACCGCAGGCATCTCCATGGGTCTCTTGGCAAATCAATGGCTACCAAGTGGATCAACCTAA